A section of the Mesorhizobium loti genome encodes:
- the cyoB gene encoding cytochrome o ubiquinol oxidase subunit I, translating into MPDTLTKFIFGRLTWDSLPLHEPIVVATFVAVALGGLALLCVITYFKLWGYLWREWFTSVDHKKIGIMYMVLGLVMLLRGFSDAIMMRLQQAIAFNGSEGYLNSHHYDQIFTAHGVIMIFFVAMPFVTGLMNFVVPLQIGARDVSFPFLNNFSFWMTVGGAILVMASLFVGEFARTGWLAYPPLSGIGYSPDVGVDYYIWALQVAGVGTTLSGINLICTIIKMRAPGMTMMRMPVFTWTSLCTNVLIVASFPVLTAVLALLSLDRYVGTNFFTNDFGGNPMMYVNLIWIWGHPEVYILILPLFGVFSEVTSTFSGKRLFGYTSMVYATVVITILSYLVWLHHFFTMGSGASVNSFFGITTMIISIPTGAKIFNWLFTMYRGRIRFELPMMWTVAFMLTFTVGGMTGVLLAVPPADFVLHNSLFLIAHFHNVIIGGVLFGLFAGIAYWWPKAFGFKLDPFWGKVSFWCWVVGFWFAFMPLYILGLMGVTRRMRVFDDPSLQIWFVIAAFGAVLIAVGIAAFLIQIFVSIRRREALTDPTGDPWDGRTLEWSTSSPPPAYNFAFTPVVRDNDAWWDMKKAGYMRPLSGFRPIHMPSNTGTGIILAAFSVALGFGMIWYIWWLAALSFVCLIATAIGHTFNYIRDFHIPAAEVTQTEEARTTLLAAQG; encoded by the coding sequence ATGCCCGATACGCTGACCAAATTCATCTTCGGCCGCCTCACCTGGGACTCGCTGCCGCTGCACGAGCCGATCGTCGTCGCCACCTTCGTCGCGGTGGCGCTCGGTGGCCTCGCCCTTCTCTGTGTGATCACCTATTTCAAGCTGTGGGGCTACCTGTGGCGCGAGTGGTTCACCAGCGTCGACCACAAGAAGATCGGCATCATGTACATGGTGCTGGGCCTGGTCATGCTGCTGCGCGGCTTCTCCGACGCCATCATGATGCGCCTGCAGCAGGCCATCGCCTTCAATGGTTCCGAAGGCTACCTCAATTCGCATCACTACGACCAGATATTCACGGCGCACGGCGTGATCATGATCTTCTTCGTGGCGATGCCCTTCGTCACGGGACTGATGAACTTCGTCGTGCCGCTGCAGATCGGCGCGCGCGACGTCTCCTTCCCCTTCCTCAACAATTTCAGTTTCTGGATGACGGTCGGCGGCGCGATCCTGGTCATGGCGTCGCTGTTTGTCGGCGAATTCGCCCGCACCGGCTGGCTCGCCTATCCGCCGCTTTCCGGCATCGGCTACAGCCCCGATGTCGGCGTCGACTATTACATCTGGGCGCTGCAGGTGGCGGGCGTAGGCACGACGCTATCGGGCATCAACCTCATCTGCACGATCATCAAGATGCGCGCGCCCGGCATGACGATGATGCGCATGCCTGTCTTCACCTGGACGTCGCTGTGCACCAACGTGCTGATCGTGGCGTCCTTTCCGGTGTTGACGGCGGTGCTCGCGCTGCTGTCGCTCGACCGCTATGTCGGCACGAACTTCTTCACCAACGACTTCGGCGGCAACCCGATGATGTATGTGAACCTCATCTGGATATGGGGTCACCCCGAAGTCTACATCCTCATCCTGCCGTTGTTCGGCGTCTTTTCCGAGGTCACCTCGACCTTCTCCGGCAAGCGCCTGTTCGGCTACACCTCGATGGTCTACGCTACGGTGGTCATCACCATCCTGTCGTACCTTGTCTGGCTGCACCACTTCTTCACGATGGGCTCAGGCGCCAGCGTCAATTCCTTCTTCGGCATCACCACGATGATCATCTCGATCCCGACCGGGGCGAAGATCTTCAACTGGCTGTTCACCATGTATCGCGGCCGCATCCGCTTCGAACTGCCGATGATGTGGACGGTGGCCTTCATGCTCACCTTCACCGTCGGCGGCATGACCGGCGTGCTGCTTGCCGTCCCCCCGGCGGACTTCGTGCTGCACAACAGCCTGTTCCTGATCGCGCATTTCCACAACGTCATCATCGGCGGCGTGCTGTTCGGGCTGTTTGCCGGCATTGCCTACTGGTGGCCCAAGGCCTTCGGGTTCAAGCTCGATCCGTTCTGGGGCAAGGTGTCGTTCTGGTGCTGGGTGGTCGGCTTCTGGTTCGCCTTCATGCCGCTCTACATACTCGGCCTGATGGGCGTGACTCGCCGCATGCGCGTCTTCGACGATCCTTCGCTGCAGATCTGGTTCGTCATCGCCGCCTTCGGCGCGGTGCTGATCGCCGTCGGCATTGCCGCCTTCCTGATCCAGATCTTCGTCTCCATCCGCAGGCGTGAGGCGCTGACCGATCCGACCGGCGATCCCTGGGATGGCCGCACGCTCGAATGGTCGACGTCCTCGCCGCCTCCCGCCTACAATTTCGCCTTCACGCCCGTCGTGCGCGACAACGACGCTTGGTGGGACATGAAGAAGGCCGGCTACATGAGGCCGCTCTCAGGCTTCAGGCCGATCCACATGCCCAGCAATACCGGCACCGGCATCATCCTGGCAGCCTTCAGCGTCGCGCTCGGTTTCGGCATGATCTGGTACATCTGGTGGCTGGCGGCGCTGAGCTTCGTCTGCCTCATAGCCACCGCGATCGGCCACACCTTCAACTATATCAGAGACTTCCACATTCCGGCTGCCGAGGTCACGCAGACGGAGGAGGCGAGGACGACGCTCCTCGCCGCTCAGGGCTAG
- the cyoC gene encoding cytochrome o ubiquinol oxidase subunit III gives MASMATTTGTEPVFHLEQEPAHAEGGSTMLGFWLYLMSDCLIFAMLFAAYGVLGANYAAGPAPRDLFDLNLVAVNTAMLLLSSITYGFAMLTMDKGRVAATQAWLAVTGLFGLAFLSIELYEFAHMIHEGATPQRSAFLSSFFTLVGTHGLHVTFGIVWLVTLMTQVARFGLIEANRRRLMCLSMFWHFLDVVWIGVFTFVYLMGMLR, from the coding sequence ATGGCTTCGATGGCAACCACGACCGGAACCGAACCGGTCTTTCACCTGGAACAAGAGCCTGCGCACGCTGAAGGCGGCAGCACCATGCTCGGCTTCTGGCTCTATCTGATGAGCGACTGCCTGATCTTCGCGATGCTGTTCGCGGCCTATGGCGTGCTCGGCGCCAACTACGCCGCGGGCCCGGCGCCCAGGGACCTGTTCGACCTCAATCTGGTGGCGGTCAACACCGCCATGCTGCTCCTCTCCTCGATCACTTATGGCTTTGCCATGCTGACCATGGACAAGGGCCGGGTCGCGGCGACCCAGGCCTGGCTCGCGGTGACCGGCCTGTTCGGCCTGGCCTTCCTGTCTATCGAACTCTACGAATTCGCCCACATGATCCATGAAGGCGCCACGCCGCAGCGCAGTGCCTTCCTGTCGTCCTTCTTCACCCTGGTCGGCACGCACGGGCTGCATGTCACCTTCGGCATTGTCTGGCTGGTGACGCTGATGACGCAAGTCGCCCGGTTCGGCCTCATCGAAGCCAATCGTCGCCGGCTGATGTGCCTCTCGATGTTCTGGCACTTCCTCGACGTCGTCTGGATCGGCGTCTTCACCTTTGTCTATCTGATGGGGATGTTGCGATGA